Proteins from a genomic interval of Chanodichthys erythropterus isolate Z2021 chromosome 8, ASM2448905v1, whole genome shotgun sequence:
- the LOC137024057 gene encoding gastrula zinc finger protein XlCGF57.1 isoform X2 codes for MRNIMCGKTFNQHGDLKVHMRLHTGEKPFTCQQCGKGFTQSGSLKVHMRIHTGEKPYTCQKCGKRFTHKGTLNAHMRTHPGENPFICKQCGKSFSRKEGLKTHMRIHTGERPFVCGHCAKSFRCKISLNYHMRIHSRENCNQQVCRQCGMSFTDRNNLKNHVKTHIGKPYMCHHCGKTCNSKASLDVHIRVHTGEKPFTCPQCGKSFTVKGNLQTHIRIHTGEKPYTCPQCGKCFTYQKDLKRHVQTHCGKKLQNSDNLNSESDKSETIKRNNFENHMHIHFGRQFKCDLCNKTFLLPSHLQIHMKSHGFLRPYFCSLCGKGFKWLRSLKWHQKICICAKLFTIV; via the exons ATGAGAAACATCATG tgtggaaagacttTCAATCAACATGGagaccttaaagtccacatgagacttcacactggagagaagcctttcacctgccaacagtgtggaaaaggTTTCACTCAAAGTGGaagccttaaagtccacatgagaattcacactggagagaagccatacACCTGCCAAAAGTGTGGAAAGAGATTTACACATAAAGGAACCCTTAATGCCCACATGAGAACTCACCCTGGAGAAAACCCTTTCATCTGCAAACAGTGCGGAAAGAGCTTCTCTCGAAAAGAAGGTCTTAAGactcacatgagaattcacactggagagaggccGTTCGTATGTGGTCATTGTGCAAAGAGTTTCAGATGTAAAATAAGCCTTAATTACCACATGAGGATTCACTCAAGAGAGAACTGTAATCAACAGGTATGTCGTCAGTGTGGAATGAGTTTCACAGACCGGAATAACCTTAAGAATCATGTAAAAACTCACATCGGAAAGCCTTACATGTGCCACCACTGTGGAAAGACTTGCAACAGCAAAGCTAGCCTTGACGTTCATATAAGAGTTCACACTGGtgagaagcctttcacctgtcctcagtgtggaaagagtttcacggTTAAAGGAAACCTTCAGACACACataagaattcacactggagagaaaccttatacctgccctcagtgtgggaagtgtttcacatatcagaaagaCCTGaaacgtcatgtgcaaacacaTTGCGGAAAGAAGTTGCAGAATTCTGACAATCTGAATTCTGAGTCTGATAAGAGTGAGACAATAAAAAGGAACAATTTTGAAAATCACATGCACATTCACTTTGGACGGCAATTTAAATGTGATCTGTGtaataaaacatttcttttgcCATCACACTTACAGATACACATGAAAAGTCATGGATTTTTGAGACcctatttttgttctttgtgtgGAAAGGGTTTTAAATGGCTCAGAAGTTTAAAATGGCACCAGAAAATATGCATCTGTGCAAAATTATTTACGATCGTGTAG
- the LOC137024057 gene encoding gastrula zinc finger protein XlCGF57.1 isoform X1 — MAFIKEESEEIKIEEAIRVKQEDTARQTDLMALKEENQELNIMKEKDQNEKHHGMITGEKHFSCSQTEKNCSQNNAQKTATKSNLTCQQCGKTFNQHGDLKVHMRLHTGEKPFTCQQCGKGFTQSGSLKVHMRIHTGEKPYTCQKCGKRFTHKGTLNAHMRTHPGENPFICKQCGKSFSRKEGLKTHMRIHTGERPFVCGHCAKSFRCKISLNYHMRIHSRENCNQQVCRQCGMSFTDRNNLKNHVKTHIGKPYMCHHCGKTCNSKASLDVHIRVHTGEKPFTCPQCGKSFTVKGNLQTHIRIHTGEKPYTCPQCGKCFTYQKDLKRHVQTHCGKKLQNSDNLNSESDKSETIKRNNFENHMHIHFGRQFKCDLCNKTFLLPSHLQIHMKSHGFLRPYFCSLCGKGFKWLRSLKWHQKICICAKLFTIV, encoded by the exons ATGgcatttattaaagaggagagtgaagaaatCAAGATTGAAGAAGCAATCAGAGTGAAACAAGAAGATACTGCGagacaaacag ACCTAATGGCGCTAAAAGAGGAGAATCAAGAACTGAATATAATGAAAGAGAAAGATCAGAATGAGAAACATCATGGTATGATaactggagaaaaacattttagttgCTCACAGACTGAAAAGAATTGCTCACAAAACAATGCTCAGAAGACGGCAACTAAAAGTAATTtaacctgccaacagtgtggaaagacttTCAATCAACATGGagaccttaaagtccacatgagacttcacactggagagaagcctttcacctgccaacagtgtggaaaaggTTTCACTCAAAGTGGaagccttaaagtccacatgagaattcacactggagagaagccatacACCTGCCAAAAGTGTGGAAAGAGATTTACACATAAAGGAACCCTTAATGCCCACATGAGAACTCACCCTGGAGAAAACCCTTTCATCTGCAAACAGTGCGGAAAGAGCTTCTCTCGAAAAGAAGGTCTTAAGactcacatgagaattcacactggagagaggccGTTCGTATGTGGTCATTGTGCAAAGAGTTTCAGATGTAAAATAAGCCTTAATTACCACATGAGGATTCACTCAAGAGAGAACTGTAATCAACAGGTATGTCGTCAGTGTGGAATGAGTTTCACAGACCGGAATAACCTTAAGAATCATGTAAAAACTCACATCGGAAAGCCTTACATGTGCCACCACTGTGGAAAGACTTGCAACAGCAAAGCTAGCCTTGACGTTCATATAAGAGTTCACACTGGtgagaagcctttcacctgtcctcagtgtggaaagagtttcacggTTAAAGGAAACCTTCAGACACACataagaattcacactggagagaaaccttatacctgccctcagtgtgggaagtgtttcacatatcagaaagaCCTGaaacgtcatgtgcaaacacaTTGCGGAAAGAAGTTGCAGAATTCTGACAATCTGAATTCTGAGTCTGATAAGAGTGAGACAATAAAAAGGAACAATTTTGAAAATCACATGCACATTCACTTTGGACGGCAATTTAAATGTGATCTGTGtaataaaacatttcttttgcCATCACACTTACAGATACACATGAAAAGTCATGGATTTTTGAGACcctatttttgttctttgtgtgGAAAGGGTTTTAAATGGCTCAGAAGTTTAAAATGGCACCAGAAAATATGCATCTGTGCAAAATTATTTACGATCGTGTAG